One Equus asinus isolate D_3611 breed Donkey chromosome 26, EquAss-T2T_v2, whole genome shotgun sequence genomic window carries:
- the LOC106836146 gene encoding laforin-like, which translates to MLPALGLPDHSTFALFWWEGLWKPPSPPYGASSFPPLPRAPVPSLPATPPLLAGTQLRSPSWLSGTAGQGFGSGAGRGGAGRGFGSRAGRGGWGAAGRGFGSRAGRAPLARVTTRSAGFSLLNYQPRSPSPERFRPPPSPNYISQGPLRPRRSGDAAACVGAVLGSARRVCAVPGRWVLRRAVAEGPAYAGPPAAVCPGCVPGLPVADFAAGGGRVSESPSVEGA; encoded by the coding sequence ATGCTCCCAGCTCTGGGGCTTCCTGACCACAGCACCTTCGCGCTCTTCTGGTGGGAGGGTCTCTGGAAGCCTCCCTCCCCGCCCTACGGAGCTTCCTCCTTTCCACCGCTGCCCCGCGCCCCGGTCCCTTCCCTTCCCGCTACGCCCCCGCTCCTTGCGGGAACGCAGCTGCGCAGCCCTAGCTGGCTGAGCGGGACCGCGGGGCAGGGCTTCGGCtccggggcggggcgcggcggggcggggcggggcttcGGCTccagggcggggcgcggcgggtggggcgcggcggggcggggcttCGGCTCCAGGGCGGGGCGGGCGCCCCTCGCGCGGGTTACAACGCGAAGCGCCGGCTTCTCCCTCCTGAACTACCAGCCCCGGAGCCCTTCGCCCGAGCGTTTCCggcctcccccttcccccaactACATTTCCCAGGGGCCACTGCGGCCCAGGCGGTCTGGTGACGCGGCAGCGTGCGTAGGAGCCGTGTTAGGGTCGGCTAGGCGCGTCTGTGCGGTCCCGGGCCGCTGGGTGCTGCGACGCGCTGTTGCGGAGGGGCCGGCCTATGCGGGCCCGCCAGCGGCTGTGTGTCCGGGCTGCGTGCCCGGTTTGCCAG